A stretch of the Nicotiana tabacum cultivar K326 chromosome 6, ASM71507v2, whole genome shotgun sequence genome encodes the following:
- the LOC107796821 gene encoding early nodulin-like protein 5 — MTSSKAFLYLVFVFSLHFFTALSTEFTVGGDKGWVVPQAKDDQVYNEWAAKNRFKVNDTLRFEYNKDSVLVVTEAEYEKCKSAHPIFFSNNGTSIYKLDRPGLFYFISGVSGHCDRGMKMIVKVLEKPETPPQVSNQTTGGTPTKSGATQLANVVASPSHVMVFLVSFFGAIFI, encoded by the exons ATGACTTCCTCTAAAGCTTTTCTCTACTTGGTCTTCGTCTTTTCACTTCATTTCTTCACTGCTCTTTCTACTGAATTCACTGTTGGTGGTGACAAAGGATGGGTTGTCCCTCAAGCAAAAGATGATCAAGTATACAACGAGTGGGCTGCCAAGAATAGGTTCAAGGTTAATGACACCTTAA GGTTTGAGTACAATAAGGACTCGGTGTTGGTGGTGACTGAAGCAGAGTACGAGAAGTGCAAGTCAGCAcatccaatcttcttctccaacaaTGGAACATCCATCTACAAATTGGACCGACCCGGCTTGTTCTACTTCATCAGTGGAGTATCAGGACACTGCGACAGGGGTATGAAAATGATAGTCAAAGTATTAGAAAAACCAGAAACCCCACCTCAAGTTTCTAATCAGACTACTGGTGGAACACCTACTAAAAGTGGTGCAACTCAGTTGGCTAACGTTGTTGCTTCTCCAAGTCATGTTATGGTGTTTCTGGTTTCATTCTTTGGAGctatttttatttag